Proteins encoded together in one Deinococcus radiopugnans ATCC 19172 window:
- a CDS encoding zinc ribbon domain-containing protein encodes MTDLSPLRRLHRVQELDLGLDRLRDEEQNFPDDLRAARAEQERLNNDLEDTEITLEGVDRRVRQQEQDLSGTREQIARAAEEQEKNAFDARAQSQYGSRIQQLGERADEMEEDLLPLRERQRELNERAADLRAQHRALRPSLNEMEEKDESRIQDLRAQGEADRQERAGLVSDLDARTVREYDMIRKAKKGLGVVEIRNGRCTGCNVVLPVNVQQKAALGKLPPVKCPSCGRFLIRLDLD; translated from the coding sequence CCCCTCCGTCGCCTGCACCGCGTTCAGGAACTTGACCTGGGCCTTGACCGTCTGCGCGACGAGGAACAGAATTTCCCCGATGACCTGCGGGCCGCCCGCGCCGAGCAGGAACGCCTCAACAACGACCTGGAAGACACCGAGATTACCCTGGAAGGCGTGGACCGGCGCGTCCGCCAGCAGGAGCAGGACCTGAGCGGCACCCGCGAGCAGATCGCCCGCGCCGCTGAGGAGCAGGAAAAGAACGCCTTCGACGCCCGCGCCCAGAGCCAGTACGGCAGCCGGATTCAGCAACTCGGCGAGCGCGCCGACGAGATGGAAGAGGACCTGCTGCCCCTGCGCGAGCGCCAGCGCGAGCTGAACGAACGCGCCGCCGACCTGCGCGCCCAGCACCGCGCCCTGCGCCCCAGCCTGAACGAGATGGAGGAAAAGGACGAGTCGCGTATTCAGGACCTGCGCGCCCAGGGCGAAGCGGACCGCCAGGAACGTGCCGGGCTGGTCAGCGATCTGGACGCCCGCACCGTGCGCGAGTACGACATGATCCGCAAGGCCAAGAAGGGCCTGGGCGTGGTGGAGATCCGGAACGGACGCTGCACCGGCTGCAACGTGGTCCTGCCCGTCAACGTGCAGCAGAAGGCCGCGCTGGGCAAGCTGCCCCCCGTGAAGTGCCCGTCCTGCGGCCGATTCCTGATCCGGCTGGACCTGGACTAA